A DNA window from Capnocytophaga sp. ARDL2 contains the following coding sequences:
- a CDS encoding UDP-2,3-diacylglucosamine diphosphatase — translation MLQLTIPENKKVYFTSDHHFGAPNYESSLPREHQWLQWLNEIESTAGALFIVGDLFDFWFEYKTVVPKGFVRILGKLATMRDNGIPIYFFVGNHDLWMSDYFEKELNIPVFHKGVDLKINNTTLFVAHGDGLGPGDKGYKRMKKVFTNPLCKWAFRWLHPDLGVRLAQYLSVKNKLISGEEDANFLGEDKEWLILYTKRKESQQHRDYFIFGHRHLPMILPIDQTFYANIGDWIKYFSYLELTADGKLSLEYYQS, via the coding sequence ATGTTACAACTGACCATTCCCGAAAATAAAAAAGTATATTTCACCTCTGACCATCACTTTGGTGCACCTAACTATGAGAGTAGTTTACCTCGTGAACATCAGTGGTTGCAATGGCTCAATGAAATCGAATCAACAGCAGGAGCCTTGTTTATAGTTGGAGATTTATTTGACTTTTGGTTTGAATACAAAACAGTAGTTCCTAAGGGATTTGTAAGAATATTGGGAAAACTGGCAACAATGAGGGACAATGGTATTCCTATTTACTTTTTTGTAGGAAATCACGATTTGTGGATGAGTGATTATTTTGAAAAAGAACTCAACATCCCTGTTTTCCACAAAGGAGTTGATCTAAAAATCAATAACACCACATTGTTTGTCGCTCATGGCGACGGTTTAGGACCTGGAGACAAAGGATATAAACGCATGAAAAAAGTATTTACCAATCCATTGTGTAAATGGGCTTTTCGTTGGTTACATCCAGATTTAGGTGTGCGTTTGGCTCAATATCTTTCCGTAAAAAACAAATTAATTTCGGGGGAAGAAGACGCTAATTTTTTAGGCGAAGACAAAGAATGGCTCATCCTTTATACCAAGCGAAAAGAAAGCCAACAACACAGAGATTACTTTATCTTTGGTCACCGCCATTTGCCAATGATTTTGCCTATCGACCAAACATTTTATGCAAATATCGGCGATTGGATAAAGTATTTTTCGTATTTGGAACTCACCGCCGATGGAAAACTTTCGTTGGAGTATTATCAATCCTAA
- a CDS encoding dihydrofolate reductase produces MKNLFFYIFLVSSLLFFSCNKQKANDLQQKLIDSLQQNTFHNERIGDIELLKYEVPGWKKLSLKKKTFIYYLSQAGYSGRDIYWDQNYRNNLKIRTALESIYTNFQGDKTSEKWKEFDAYIKRIWYSNGIHHHYSNDKIKPAFSQEYLLQLLKETDTKLDESIVEILFNESDAKKTNLDESKGVILGSAINFYGKNINQKEVDKFYNTHQSEGDFQKMPLGLNSKLLKNKRGELEEKVWKLDGMYSSSIEKIIYWLEKAIEVAENEQQIIAIRSLISYYQTGDLTHWNNYNIAWLQSNDGDVDFTNGFIEVYNDPLGRKGTYESIVFIKDFDMSNKMQLLSKHAQWFEDNMPIDEQYKKEDIELINFNSVVVIAESGSSSPTSPIGVNLPNTEWIRKKFGSKSMFLGNIIDAYNKIGSEEKWKEFYSEQSEWKQAVRYEDLIRKIQTVLHEVIGRASGKSTKGNFNYKEALKNYHSVVEEGKADLIALYYSFHPKMQQIGFVDDWKQFGQAAYNDYIQRGLLTQLTRVELGKDLEDTHMRSRQWISKWLYEKGEGKVIERLEKDGKTYFKINDYERMHQLVGELLNETQRIKSEGDFMAAKELVETYGVKIDQELHRQVLERYRKLDIAPYVGFINPVLTPIYDDNNNVIDVILSYPKTFSDQMLHYSKEYNFLPLEN; encoded by the coding sequence ATGAAAAATTTATTTTTTTATATTTTTTTGGTTAGTAGCCTTTTGTTTTTTTCTTGCAACAAGCAAAAAGCAAACGATTTACAACAAAAACTAATTGATAGCCTCCAACAAAACACTTTTCACAACGAACGAATAGGGGATATTGAACTTTTGAAATACGAAGTGCCAGGTTGGAAAAAACTGTCTTTGAAAAAGAAAACTTTTATTTATTATTTGTCACAAGCAGGGTATTCGGGGAGAGATATATACTGGGATCAAAATTATAGGAATAACTTGAAAATCCGCACGGCTTTAGAGTCTATTTATACTAATTTTCAAGGGGATAAAACTTCTGAAAAATGGAAAGAATTTGATGCCTATATCAAGCGTATATGGTATTCAAACGGTATTCATCATCATTATTCCAATGATAAAATAAAACCAGCTTTTTCGCAAGAATATTTGTTGCAACTATTGAAAGAAACAGATACAAAACTCGATGAAAGTATTGTAGAGATTTTGTTTAACGAATCGGATGCAAAAAAGACCAATCTCGACGAAAGCAAGGGGGTGATTTTGGGTTCGGCTATCAATTTTTACGGAAAAAACATCAATCAAAAGGAAGTAGATAAATTTTATAACACCCATCAATCGGAAGGGGATTTTCAAAAAATGCCTTTGGGATTGAACAGTAAGTTGCTAAAAAACAAAAGAGGAGAGTTGGAAGAAAAAGTTTGGAAGCTCGATGGTATGTATAGCTCTTCGATTGAAAAAATCATTTATTGGTTGGAAAAAGCTATCGAAGTGGCTGAAAATGAACAACAAATCATTGCCATTCGTTCGTTGATCAGTTATTATCAAACGGGAGATTTGACACATTGGAACAATTACAACATTGCTTGGTTGCAATCCAATGATGGTGATGTGGACTTTACTAACGGATTTATAGAGGTTTACAACGATCCTTTGGGGAGAAAAGGTACGTATGAAAGCATCGTGTTTATTAAAGATTTTGATATGTCAAACAAAATGCAATTGCTTTCAAAACACGCACAATGGTTTGAAGACAATATGCCAATTGATGAGCAATATAAGAAAGAAGATATTGAGCTAATCAATTTCAATTCGGTGGTTGTAATAGCAGAAAGTGGTTCGTCGTCGCCTACAAGCCCTATTGGGGTAAATCTACCTAATACCGAATGGATACGCAAAAAATTTGGCTCAAAATCTATGTTTTTAGGAAATATCATTGACGCATATAATAAAATAGGAAGCGAAGAAAAATGGAAAGAATTTTATTCTGAACAAAGCGAATGGAAGCAAGCAGTGAGATATGAAGATCTCATCAGAAAGATACAAACCGTTTTGCATGAAGTAATTGGAAGAGCATCGGGCAAATCGACTAAGGGAAACTTTAACTATAAAGAGGCATTGAAAAACTATCATTCTGTAGTCGAAGAAGGAAAAGCAGATCTGATAGCCTTGTACTATAGTTTTCATCCAAAAATGCAACAAATAGGCTTTGTGGACGACTGGAAACAATTTGGTCAGGCGGCGTACAACGATTATATTCAGAGAGGATTGCTTACACAGCTAACAAGAGTAGAACTGGGCAAAGATCTCGAAGATACACATATGCGTAGCCGTCAGTGGATATCGAAATGGTTGTATGAAAAAGGCGAAGGAAAGGTCATCGAACGATTGGAAAAAGATGGAAAAACCTATTTCAAAATCAACGACTATGAGCGTATGCATCAATTGGTAGGCGAATTGCTCAACGAAACACAACGAATCAAATCAGAAGGAGATTTTATGGCAGCCAAAGAGTTGGTAGAAACCTACGGAGTAAAAATCGACCAAGAGTTGCATAGACAAGTGTTGGAAAGATATAGAAAACTCGACATTGCTCCATACGTAGGATTTATCAATCCAGTATTGACGCCGATTTATGACGATAACAACAATGTAATAGATGTGATTTTGAGTTATCCAAAGACTTTTTCAGATCAGATGTTGCATTATTCAAAGGAGTACAATTTTTTGCCTTTGGAAAATTAA
- a CDS encoding HlyD family secretion protein produces MQISAINSGKVRAGQKVLIKLDNYRYQEYGIIEGKVHNVSLTTDSQGNYFVDVILPNGLQTSYNKTLIFDKELKGTAEIVTEDLRLLERVFYQFRKLLGYQV; encoded by the coding sequence ATGCAAATCAGTGCAATCAACTCAGGTAAAGTAAGAGCTGGACAAAAGGTGTTGATAAAATTAGATAATTACAGATACCAAGAGTACGGAATAATAGAAGGAAAAGTGCATAATGTATCTTTGACGACTGATAGTCAAGGGAATTATTTCGTAGATGTGATATTACCCAACGGCTTACAAACTTCTTATAATAAAACACTTATATTTGACAAAGAACTGAAAGGAACAGCAGAAATTGTAACAGAAGATTTACGATTATTAGAAAGAGTTTTTTATCAATTCAGAAAATTATTGGGGTATCAGGTGTAG
- a CDS encoding 6-pyruvoyl tetrahydropterin synthase family protein — translation MSKIRITKQFTFETGHALYGYDGKCRNVHGHSYKLSVTVIGSPITDPNHVKFGMVIDFSDLKKIVQEEIVSVFDHATVFNKNTPHVELAKELATRGHHIILVDYQPTSENMVIDFANKIKNRLPENISLFSLRLQETDSSYAEWYQSDND, via the coding sequence ATGAGCAAAATCAGAATTACCAAACAATTTACTTTTGAGACAGGGCACGCCTTGTATGGATACGACGGAAAATGCCGCAATGTACACGGACATAGTTATAAACTATCTGTAACTGTTATTGGTAGCCCTATCACCGATCCAAATCATGTAAAATTTGGAATGGTTATCGACTTTAGCGATTTGAAAAAAATCGTACAAGAAGAAATTGTTTCTGTTTTTGACCATGCGACTGTGTTCAACAAAAATACTCCACACGTAGAATTGGCAAAAGAGTTGGCAACTCGTGGGCATCATATCATTTTAGTGGATTATCAGCCAACTTCCGAAAATATGGTCATTGATTTTGCAAATAAAATCAAAAACCGATTGCCTGAAAATATTTCGTTGTTTTCACTAAGATTGCAAGAAACTGATAGCTCGTATGCTGAATGGTATCAGAGCGATAATGATTAG
- a CDS encoding energy transducer TonB — MKKIIYLLAILFPLEIFAQKETIDKGTPMVDVEQKIEVEGITEDASFEGGIEAFRKTIYEQFNLANVPKEEIVAFHKTGRNYFYVVFSIDETGTATDFNSKEISTTNQLFKEAVRVISLKKWTSAKRNGVNVSQKMVIPIVVHFEE; from the coding sequence ATGAAAAAGATCATTTATTTATTAGCGATACTATTTCCGTTGGAGATATTCGCACAGAAAGAAACCATTGACAAAGGAACCCCAATGGTAGATGTAGAACAAAAAATAGAAGTAGAAGGCATCACCGAAGATGCAAGTTTTGAAGGAGGCATAGAGGCTTTTCGTAAAACTATTTACGAACAATTCAACTTGGCAAATGTACCCAAGGAAGAAATCGTTGCCTTTCACAAAACAGGAAGAAACTATTTTTATGTAGTATTTTCTATTGATGAAACAGGTACTGCAACTGACTTTAACTCAAAAGAAATATCTACGACCAATCAGCTTTTCAAAGAGGCAGTTCGCGTGATTTCTTTGAAAAAATGGACATCCGCCAAACGCAATGGAGTAAATGTTAGCCAAAAAATGGTAATACCTATTGTGGTGCATTTTGAGGAGTGA
- a CDS encoding DUF4254 domain-containing protein: MFAEFAFPIFEKSINDYHKFDDVYHPIDNPYVKGSIEHLLYAKNWVDTVQWHYEDIIRDPQIDPVAALDLKRKIDASNQVRTDMVEYIDSYFLDKYKNVKVKDNARINTESPAWAIDRLSILALKIYHMNEEATRENASAEHRAKCQEKLNVLLEQKKDMFVSISQLIEDIENGDKFMKVYKQMKMYNDEDLNPVLYQNK; encoded by the coding sequence ATGTTTGCCGAATTTGCCTTCCCAATTTTTGAAAAATCTATCAACGATTATCACAAATTTGACGATGTATATCACCCAATTGACAATCCTTATGTAAAAGGTTCTATCGAACATCTGCTTTATGCAAAAAACTGGGTAGATACTGTACAATGGCATTATGAAGATATCATCCGCGACCCACAAATCGACCCTGTTGCAGCTTTGGATTTGAAAAGAAAAATCGACGCTTCAAACCAAGTGCGTACTGATATGGTAGAATATATAGACAGCTATTTCTTAGACAAATACAAAAATGTAAAGGTAAAAGACAACGCTCGTATCAATACCGAAAGTCCAGCTTGGGCTATAGACCGTTTGTCTATCTTGGCTTTGAAAATCTATCACATGAACGAAGAGGCAACTCGTGAAAATGCATCTGCCGAACACCGTGCAAAATGTCAGGAAAAACTAAATGTGCTTTTGGAACAGAAAAAAGATATGTTTGTTTCTATCAGCCAGTTGATCGAAGATATCGAAAATGGAGACAAATTCATGAAAGTTTACAAACAAATGAAAATGTACAACGACGAGGATCTAAACCCAGTGTTGTACCAAAATAAATAA
- a CDS encoding amino acid permease has protein sequence MKEKSSENQLERGLSNRHIQLIALGGAIGTGLFLGIGPAAVLAGPSVILGYGFAGIIAFFIMRQLGEMVVEEPVSGSFSFFAHKYWGNFAGFASGWNYWILYILVSMSELTAIGIYIQYWWPEIPLWASSCFFFLAITALNLGSVKIFGEAEFWFSIIKVVAIVAMIVFGTYLLISGSGGKQATLGNLVNNGGFFPKGWFESTENGYQGLLAVMAIIMFSFGGLELIGITAAEAEKPEKNIPKATNQVIYRILIFYVGALIILFSLIPWQNITEKTSPFVTVFDNLQGMNFTLFGKELSATNLIANALNLIVLTAALSVYNSSVYSNSRMLYGLAEQGNAPKFLQKLNKNAVPVRAIVVSSCFAGLCIIINKFIPEEAFKILMSLVVSCLIINWIMISFTHIKFRQAKDKEQTKTKFPSFLYPTSNYMCIIFLAGILGIMLLTGMEISVILIPIWLIVLYVSYRLNIKPKVDEIIN, from the coding sequence ATGAAAGAAAAATCATCGGAAAATCAGTTGGAAAGAGGATTATCCAACCGACATATACAATTGATTGCCTTGGGCGGAGCGATAGGAACAGGGTTGTTTTTGGGCATAGGTCCTGCGGCAGTTTTGGCAGGACCTTCGGTAATTTTGGGGTACGGATTTGCGGGAATTATCGCCTTTTTTATTATGCGACAACTGGGGGAAATGGTGGTAGAAGAGCCTGTTTCGGGCTCGTTTTCGTTTTTTGCTCATAAATATTGGGGCAATTTTGCTGGCTTTGCCTCAGGTTGGAATTATTGGATACTATACATCTTGGTATCTATGTCCGAACTCACTGCTATTGGTATTTACATCCAATATTGGTGGCCTGAAATACCGCTGTGGGCATCGAGTTGCTTTTTCTTTTTGGCAATTACCGCTCTCAATTTGGGTTCTGTAAAAATCTTTGGTGAAGCCGAATTTTGGTTTTCTATCATCAAAGTAGTTGCTATCGTAGCCATGATTGTTTTTGGTACCTATCTCTTGATATCTGGAAGCGGAGGCAAACAAGCGACATTAGGCAATTTGGTAAACAATGGCGGATTTTTCCCAAAAGGGTGGTTTGAATCTACAGAAAACGGCTACCAAGGATTACTTGCCGTTATGGCGATAATCATGTTTTCGTTTGGCGGATTGGAATTGATAGGTATTACTGCTGCCGAAGCCGAAAAACCCGAGAAAAACATTCCAAAAGCGACCAATCAGGTGATTTATCGTATATTGATTTTCTATGTAGGAGCGTTGATTATTTTATTTTCATTGATTCCATGGCAAAATATCACCGAAAAAACCAGTCCGTTTGTAACTGTTTTTGACAATTTACAAGGGATGAATTTTACCTTGTTTGGAAAAGAACTTTCGGCTACAAACCTTATTGCAAATGCACTCAACCTCATCGTTTTGACAGCTGCTCTTTCGGTGTACAATTCGTCGGTTTACAGCAATAGTCGCATGTTGTACGGATTGGCTGAACAAGGAAATGCACCCAAATTTCTGCAAAAACTCAACAAAAACGCTGTACCCGTTCGTGCCATCGTAGTATCGAGTTGTTTTGCTGGATTATGCATCATCATCAACAAATTTATTCCCGAAGAAGCGTTTAAAATCTTGATGTCTTTGGTCGTTTCTTGTTTGATTATCAATTGGATTATGATTTCGTTTACGCATATAAAATTTCGCCAAGCAAAAGATAAAGAACAAACCAAAACCAAGTTTCCGTCCTTTCTATATCCTACATCTAACTATATGTGTATCATTTTTTTAGCAGGGATTTTAGGAATTATGCTACTGACAGGAATGGAAATCTCTGTAATTTTGATTCCTATTTGGTTGATTGTTTTATATGTGAGTTATCGACTGAATATAAAACCAAAAGTTGATGAAATTATCAACTAA
- the mfd gene encoding transcription-repair coupling factor, translated as MKISELFLQSDKTHLLKQFLAKPQSKVRAKGLVGSALSFQIQALFADAEMPFLLILNDKEEAAYYLNDLENLIGKDRVLFFPSSHRRPYQLEEVDNANVLLRAEVLNKINQQKEPFIMVSYTDALFEKVVTKSLIEENTLQLKVGQILSIDWLNEQLFEQHFKRVDFVAEPGEFSVRGGIIDVFSFSNDTPYRLEFFGDELESIRTFDIENQLSIQSLNKVSIMPNMENKQLKENRQSFFEYIPKNTLIFSQNTDFSTDQIKKLFVKACDIYDNLSGEIKRKNPNELFLNSHSFFTEIHSFSLVELSNHSDVKCTHEIEFKFQPQPSFNKQFEWLVAHLNENTSKQISNYIFCTSEAQTKRFKEIFKSEKEAVSQYETVVMPLYQGFVDIENQLVCYTDHQIFERYHKFQIKNTQSKKQAITLKELTMLSLGDYVTHIDHGIARFGGLQKIEVDGKYQEAIKLVYAENDIVYVSIHSLHKIAKYNGKDGTVPKIYKLGSDAWKKLKQKTKARVKHIAFNLIQLYAKRRLEKGYACAPDSYLQAELESSFIYEDTPDQNKATIEVKMDMENDRPMDRLVCGDVGFGKTEVAIRAAFKMVDNGKQVAVLVPTTILAFQHFQTFSERLKDMPVKVAYLNRFKTAKQKAETLKELADGTIDIIIGTHQLVNKNVQFKELGLLIIDEEQKFGVAVKDKLKTLGENIDTLTLTATPIPRTLQFSLMAARDLSVITTPPPNRYPIDTQVVGFNEELIRDAISYELERGGQVYFINNRIENIKEVAGMIQRLVPHAKVGIGHGQMDGKKLEELLLAFMNGEFDVLVATTIIESGLDVPNANTIFINNAQNFGLSDLHQMRGRVGRSNKKSFCYYICPPYTVMTEEARKRMSALEQFSDLGSGFQIAMKDLEIRGAGDLLGGEQSGFINEIGFETYQKIMNEAIEELKENEFKELYSEEKSTKKKVFVKELSIESDFEMMFPDFYINNITERLALYNELNALKTEEELLQYQERIIDRFGKLPKAAVNLLQSVRIKWLATALGFEKIILKQEKMIGYFVADQQSDFYQSDVFGRVLQFVQKNPKAGELKERNTKNGLRLLFSFSNITNLQKALEVLEKI; from the coding sequence ATGAAAATCTCCGAATTATTTTTACAATCTGATAAAACCCATTTACTGAAACAATTTTTAGCAAAACCGCAATCAAAAGTTAGAGCCAAAGGTCTTGTTGGCTCTGCTTTATCGTTTCAAATTCAGGCGTTGTTTGCCGATGCCGAAATGCCGTTTTTGCTCATTCTCAATGACAAAGAAGAAGCGGCGTACTACCTCAACGATTTGGAAAATCTCATCGGAAAAGACCGTGTGTTGTTTTTTCCGAGTTCGCACCGCCGTCCGTATCAGTTAGAAGAGGTCGATAATGCCAATGTATTGCTTCGTGCCGAGGTACTCAACAAAATCAATCAGCAAAAAGAACCGTTTATTATGGTGTCTTATACCGATGCCTTGTTTGAAAAAGTGGTTACCAAATCGCTGATTGAGGAAAATACACTCCAACTGAAAGTCGGACAAATTTTGAGTATCGATTGGCTCAATGAACAGTTATTTGAACAGCACTTTAAACGCGTGGATTTCGTTGCCGAACCAGGCGAATTTTCCGTACGTGGGGGAATTATCGATGTGTTTTCTTTCTCCAATGATACGCCTTATCGATTGGAATTTTTTGGCGATGAATTGGAAAGTATTCGTACATTCGACATTGAAAATCAGTTGTCTATACAATCGCTCAACAAGGTTTCTATCATGCCCAATATGGAAAACAAGCAATTGAAAGAAAACCGTCAGAGCTTTTTTGAATACATTCCAAAAAACACTTTGATTTTTTCGCAAAATACCGATTTTTCAACCGATCAAATCAAAAAACTGTTTGTAAAAGCGTGTGATATTTACGACAATCTTTCTGGGGAAATCAAACGAAAAAATCCTAATGAATTATTCTTGAATAGTCATTCGTTTTTTACAGAAATTCATTCGTTTAGCTTGGTAGAATTGTCCAATCATTCAGATGTGAAATGTACTCATGAAATCGAATTTAAATTTCAACCTCAACCTTCTTTCAACAAACAATTTGAATGGTTGGTAGCACATTTAAACGAAAATACTTCCAAACAAATTTCCAATTATATTTTTTGTACCAGTGAGGCTCAAACGAAAAGATTTAAGGAAATTTTCAAATCGGAAAAAGAAGCCGTTTCTCAATACGAAACTGTGGTAATGCCGTTGTATCAAGGGTTTGTAGATATTGAAAATCAATTGGTTTGCTATACCGACCATCAGATTTTTGAACGCTATCACAAGTTTCAAATAAAAAATACCCAATCCAAAAAACAGGCGATTACTCTCAAGGAATTGACCATGCTTTCTCTTGGAGATTATGTTACGCATATCGACCACGGTATTGCTCGTTTTGGTGGTTTGCAAAAAATAGAAGTCGATGGCAAATATCAAGAAGCCATTAAGTTGGTTTACGCCGAAAACGATATTGTGTACGTGTCGATTCATTCGTTGCACAAAATCGCAAAATACAATGGTAAAGACGGCACTGTGCCAAAAATCTACAAATTGGGTTCGGATGCTTGGAAAAAACTCAAACAAAAAACCAAAGCTCGTGTAAAACACATTGCATTCAACCTGATACAATTGTACGCAAAACGCCGTTTGGAAAAAGGATATGCCTGTGCACCTGATAGTTATCTTCAAGCCGAATTGGAAAGTTCGTTTATTTATGAAGACACTCCCGACCAAAACAAAGCGACAATCGAAGTGAAAATGGATATGGAAAACGACCGCCCTATGGATCGTTTGGTCTGTGGTGATGTTGGTTTTGGAAAAACCGAGGTTGCCATTCGTGCGGCGTTCAAAATGGTGGACAACGGTAAGCAAGTAGCTGTTTTAGTGCCTACTACGATTTTGGCATTTCAGCATTTTCAGACTTTTAGCGAACGATTGAAAGATATGCCTGTAAAAGTTGCCTACCTCAATCGTTTTAAAACTGCCAAACAAAAAGCCGAAACGCTCAAAGAATTGGCAGACGGTACTATTGACATTATCATAGGTACGCATCAGTTGGTCAATAAAAATGTGCAATTCAAAGAGTTGGGATTGCTTATCATAGACGAAGAACAAAAATTTGGAGTTGCTGTAAAAGACAAACTCAAAACGCTGGGCGAAAACATTGATACGCTCACATTGACGGCAACACCTATTCCTCGTACTCTGCAATTTTCGTTGATGGCGGCTCGAGATTTGTCGGTAATTACCACGCCACCGCCTAACCGTTATCCTATTGATACACAAGTGGTAGGCTTTAACGAAGAGTTGATTCGAGATGCCATTTCGTACGAATTGGAACGCGGTGGTCAGGTATATTTCATAAACAACCGTATCGAAAATATCAAGGAAGTAGCAGGAATGATTCAGCGATTGGTACCTCACGCCAAAGTGGGTATCGGCCATGGACAAATGGACGGAAAAAAACTCGAAGAATTGCTATTGGCGTTTATGAACGGAGAGTTTGATGTATTGGTAGCGACTACTATTATCGAAAGTGGACTCGATGTACCCAATGCCAACACCATTTTTATCAACAATGCACAAAATTTTGGTTTATCAGACCTGCATCAGATGCGTGGACGCGTAGGGCGAAGCAACAAAAAATCGTTTTGCTACTATATCTGTCCGCCTTATACCGTGATGACCGAAGAGGCGAGAAAACGCATGTCGGCATTAGAGCAATTTTCAGATTTGGGTAGTGGCTTTCAGATTGCGATGAAAGATTTGGAAATCAGAGGAGCAGGAGATTTGTTGGGTGGCGAACAAAGTGGTTTTATCAACGAAATTGGTTTTGAAACGTACCAAAAAATCATGAACGAAGCCATCGAAGAACTCAAAGAAAACGAATTCAAAGAGTTATACAGCGAAGAGAAATCGACCAAGAAAAAAGTATTTGTAAAAGAATTGAGCATCGAATCGGATTTTGAAATGATGTTCCCAGATTTTTACATTAACAATATCACCGAGCGATTGGCGTTGTACAACGAACTCAACGCTTTGAAAACCGAAGAAGAATTGCTACAATATCAAGAGCGAATCATCGACCGATTTGGAAAATTGCCAAAAGCTGCTGTAAATTTGTTACAATCTGTGCGAATCAAATGGTTAGCAACAGCATTGGGCTTTGAAAAAATCATTTTGAAACAAGAAAAAATGATTGGTTATTTTGTAGCCGACCAGCAATCAGATTTTTATCAATCAGATGTATTTGGTCGTGTGTTGCAATTTGTACAAAAAAATCCAAAAGCCGGAGAATTGAAAGAACGAAACACTAAAAACGGTTTGCGATTGTTGTTTAGTTTTTCAAATATTACCAATCTGCAAAAAGCCTTGGAGGTGTTGGAAAAGATTTAG